The Candidatus Binatia bacterium genome includes a window with the following:
- a CDS encoding ABC transporter substrate-binding protein, which produces MSKGKKFCSNILRLERGLLPPTIDKQNVAGATMKILLRLFAIVLTLEGYGTIAEAQQPKKVQRIGYLSAQDPASESARTEAIKLALRELGYIEGQSIAFEYRYAEGKLDRLPELATELVRLKVDVIVVSGVPPIRAVKNATKTIPIVMSGLAADPVEAGFVESLARPGGNITGLTTLSRELGGKRLELLKEAVPKLASVAVLYEPAVPPSVFEVKEVLPSAARALGLILQPWEVRDADSFERVFAALTKERPAGLYVPGGPLIRANQKRIAGFALKSRLPSVYSNSEAIDAGGLMCYAASVVDSNRRIAYYVDKILKGAKPADLPVEQPTKFELVINLKTAKQIGLTIPQSMLYRADKVIK; this is translated from the coding sequence GTGAGCAAAGGCAAAAAGTTTTGCTCAAATATCTTGAGATTGGAACGCGGGCTTTTGCCTCCGACGATTGATAAGCAAAATGTTGCCGGGGCAACTATGAAAATATTGCTTAGGCTATTCGCCATTGTGCTGACGCTAGAGGGTTATGGAACCATCGCCGAGGCGCAGCAGCCGAAGAAGGTCCAGCGGATAGGGTATCTATCGGCGCAAGACCCGGCTAGTGAGTCCGCCCGTACCGAGGCAATTAAGTTGGCTCTGCGCGAGCTTGGCTACATAGAAGGACAGAGCATCGCCTTCGAGTACCGATATGCGGAGGGGAAGCTTGATCGGCTCCCTGAGCTTGCGACCGAGCTGGTGCGTCTCAAGGTCGATGTCATCGTGGTATCGGGAGTCCCACCGATCCGAGCGGTCAAGAATGCGACCAAGACGATTCCCATCGTCATGTCGGGCCTTGCGGCTGATCCTGTCGAGGCAGGCTTTGTTGAAAGTCTTGCCCGTCCCGGCGGCAACATTACCGGCCTTACAACCCTTTCGAGAGAACTAGGCGGCAAGCGGCTCGAGCTGCTCAAAGAAGCCGTTCCCAAACTTGCCAGTGTAGCGGTTCTCTACGAGCCGGCCGTTCCCCCCAGTGTATTCGAGGTGAAAGAAGTGCTCCCATCGGCGGCGCGTGCGCTGGGATTGATTCTTCAGCCTTGGGAGGTACGAGATGCGGACAGCTTCGAGAGGGTATTCGCTGCACTAACCAAGGAGCGCCCGGCTGGCCTCTACGTGCCCGGGGGGCCGCTAATACGTGCTAACCAAAAACGGATCGCGGGCTTTGCATTAAAGAGCCGGTTGCCGTCGGTCTACAGCAATAGTGAAGCTATAGATGCCGGCGGCCTCATGTGCTATGCGGCGAGCGTCGTGGACAGCAACCGGCGCATAGCTTATTACGTGGACAAAATCCTGAAGGGAGCCAAGCCAGCCGATTTACCTGTCGAGCAGCCGACGAAGTTCGAGCTGGTGATCAATCTTAAAACCGCAAAGCAGATCGGCCTGACGATCCCGCAGTCGATGCTGTACCGGGCGGACAAGGTAATTAAATGA